Proteins from one Lachnospiraceae bacterium KGMB03038 genomic window:
- a CDS encoding fucose isomerase, translated as MNNMPEVKIGVVAVSRDCFPESLSVNRRKNLMNAYTQKYGSEGIYECPVCIVESEIHMVQALEDVKKAGCNALVVYLGNFGPEISETLLAKHFDGPKMFVAAAEETGDDLVQGRGDAYCGMLNASYNLKLRNIQAYIPEYPVGDAEDCADMIHEFVPIARAVIGLSELKIISFGPRPLNFLACNAPIKQLYNLGVEIEENSELDLFEAFHKHAGDERIPALVKEMEEELGAGNKKPEILSKLAQYELTLKDWVEEHRGYRKYVAIAGKCWPAFQTQFGFVPCYVNSRLTDQGIPVSCEVDIYGALSEFIGTVVSEDTVTLLDINNTVPKDMYESDIKGKYDYTIQDTFMGFHCGNTASSKLAFCEMKNQMIMARTLPEEVTQGTLEGDIVPGEITFYRLQSTADNKLRAYIAQGEVLPVKTRSFGGVGVFAIPEMGRFYRHVLIEGGYPHHGAVAFGHFGKALYEVFKYIGVPVEEIGYNHPAGVRYKTENPFA; from the coding sequence ATGAACAATATGCCAGAAGTGAAGATTGGGGTAGTGGCAGTCAGCCGTGACTGTTTCCCGGAGAGCCTGTCTGTAAACAGAAGAAAGAACTTGATGAATGCATACACACAGAAGTACGGCTCAGAAGGAATCTACGAATGCCCGGTATGTATCGTGGAGAGCGAGATCCACATGGTACAGGCGCTGGAGGACGTGAAGAAGGCGGGCTGCAACGCGTTGGTAGTCTATCTTGGAAATTTTGGACCGGAGATTTCCGAAACCTTACTTGCGAAACATTTTGACGGCCCCAAAATGTTTGTGGCGGCGGCAGAGGAAACAGGAGATGATCTGGTACAGGGCAGAGGTGATGCTTACTGCGGGATGTTAAACGCCAGCTATAATCTGAAACTGCGCAATATCCAGGCATATATTCCAGAATACCCGGTGGGCGACGCGGAAGACTGCGCGGATATGATTCATGAGTTTGTGCCGATCGCCCGGGCAGTGATCGGGCTCAGTGAATTAAAGATCATAAGCTTCGGACCGAGGCCGTTAAATTTCCTGGCTTGTAACGCTCCCATCAAACAGCTTTACAACCTGGGCGTGGAAATTGAAGAGAACTCGGAACTGGATCTTTTTGAAGCGTTCCATAAGCATGCGGGAGATGAACGGATACCGGCTCTCGTAAAAGAGATGGAAGAAGAGCTGGGGGCGGGAAATAAGAAACCTGAGATCCTGTCTAAATTGGCGCAGTACGAGCTGACCTTGAAAGACTGGGTAGAAGAACACAGAGGCTACCGCAAATACGTGGCGATCGCCGGAAAATGCTGGCCCGCCTTTCAGACTCAGTTTGGTTTTGTTCCCTGCTACGTGAACAGCCGTCTGACAGATCAGGGAATTCCGGTTTCCTGCGAGGTGGATATCTATGGAGCGCTCAGCGAGTTCATCGGAACAGTAGTAAGCGAAGACACGGTAACACTGCTTGATATCAATAATACCGTGCCAAAAGATATGTATGAGTCAGACATCAAAGGGAAATACGATTATACGATCCAGGATACCTTTATGGGATTCCACTGTGGAAATACCGCTTCCAGTAAGCTGGCTTTCTGCGAGATGAAGAATCAGATGATCATGGCCAGGACATTACCGGAAGAAGTGACTCAGGGAACCTTGGAAGGAGATATCGTTCCGGGAGAGATTACATTCTATCGTCTCCAGAGCACAGCAGACAATAAACTGAGGGCTTACATTGCTCAGGGCGAGGTGCTTCCGGTGAAGACCCGGTCCTTTGGCGGCGTAGGAGTATTTGCGATTCCGGAAATGGGAAGATTTTACCGCCATGTGCTGATCGAGGGCGGATATCCCCATCATGGAGCGGTGGCTTTTGGACATTTTGGGAAAGCGTTATATGAAGTATTTAAATATATCGGCGTTCCGGTAGAAGAGATCGGTTACAATCATCCGGCCGGAGTACGGTATAAAACGGAAAATCCGTTTGCGTAA
- a CDS encoding helix-turn-helix domain-containing protein, with amino-acid sequence MEYSHEIIMPNDDIPFKMFIFEGRDGNYIREKHWHRSIEIFALFEGELEFYVNEVRYPLRPGEFMLVNSNEIHSIHSPKKNLTVVLQIPLSTFEKYYTDEKFIYFSHSSRLQDEEVMKVIQSMYQIYAEKEFGYELQVQSRFYTLIYLLVTKYRKTNVDAEMVKSNKKLMKLSTITDYMKNNYNKDLSLESLAQTFGYSPTYLSRMFQKYAKTNYKTYLDNLRLEHAYKDLMNTELSISAIASQNGFPNSKAFAKVFQKKYKELPSKFRKANLGRSLL; translated from the coding sequence ATGGAATATTCACATGAGATCATTATGCCTAATGATGACATCCCTTTTAAAATGTTTATTTTTGAAGGAAGAGACGGTAATTACATTCGTGAAAAACACTGGCACCGCTCGATCGAGATTTTTGCTCTTTTTGAGGGGGAGTTGGAATTCTATGTGAACGAAGTCCGGTATCCATTGCGGCCAGGAGAGTTTATGCTTGTGAATTCTAATGAGATACATTCAATTCATTCTCCAAAGAAAAACCTGACGGTGGTTTTGCAGATCCCGCTATCCACCTTTGAAAAATACTATACCGATGAGAAATTTATCTACTTCTCTCACAGCAGCCGGCTGCAGGATGAAGAGGTCATGAAAGTGATCCAATCCATGTATCAGATCTATGCAGAAAAAGAATTTGGTTACGAACTTCAGGTGCAGAGCCGATTTTATACACTGATCTATCTTCTGGTCACCAAGTATCGGAAGACCAATGTAGATGCGGAAATGGTCAAAAGCAATAAAAAATTAATGAAACTGTCGACCATTACAGACTATATGAAGAATAACTATAACAAAGACCTTTCGCTGGAATCCTTGGCTCAGACCTTTGGATACTCGCCAACCTACCTGTCCAGGATGTTCCAGAAATACGCGAAGACCAACTATAAAACATATCTGGACAATCTGCGGCTTGAGCACGCATATAAAGATTTGATGAACACAGAGTTGTCTATCAGCGCAATCGCAAGCCAAAATGGATTTCCAAACAGCAAGGCATTTGCCAAGGTGTTTCAGAAAAAGTATAAAGAACTGCCAAGCAAGTTCCGAAAAGCCAATTTGGGACGTAGCCTTTTGTGA
- a CDS encoding transporter substrate-binding domain-containing protein: MFYPENPSIGTGLEGRYRMKKIIYLVLGAACMAASLLSGCAGAKQASGTLTVGVRNDIVDFGYLNEKTGKYYGLEIDIANEMAERMGYENVEFVTVDPDTRKDMLLEGKVDCLVACYSISESREENFDFSSPYYTDEAKMMIEKSTMFQDVEDLKDKTIGIVSGSNAGPQLAISMYEMGIITDKVLSNTDEATEYEGLHVKKLATYQELSEALEEGTVDAVCMDGCITATYMNEDREIMDIQLAEQNYGVATQKGSELSGQVEQAIQEMLDDGTIDTLIDKWN; this comes from the coding sequence ATGTTTTACCCAGAGAATCCATCCATTGGTACTGGTCTGGAAGGGAGATATAGGATGAAAAAGATAATCTATTTAGTTTTGGGAGCGGCCTGCATGGCAGCGTCACTTCTCAGCGGCTGCGCAGGGGCGAAACAGGCTTCTGGGACACTGACTGTTGGAGTCCGAAACGATATTGTGGATTTTGGATACCTCAATGAAAAAACAGGGAAATACTATGGCCTGGAGATTGATATCGCAAATGAAATGGCAGAGCGGATGGGTTATGAAAATGTGGAATTTGTCACGGTTGATCCCGATACAAGAAAGGATATGCTTCTGGAAGGAAAAGTGGACTGTCTGGTGGCCTGCTACTCAATCTCGGAGTCGAGAGAGGAAAACTTCGATTTCTCTTCACCTTACTATACAGATGAAGCAAAGATGATGATTGAGAAATCTACGATGTTCCAGGATGTGGAGGATCTGAAGGATAAAACAATTGGGATCGTGTCCGGATCAAACGCGGGTCCGCAGCTTGCGATCAGTATGTATGAGATGGGAATCATTACGGATAAAGTGCTTTCGAATACAGATGAGGCAACAGAGTATGAAGGTCTGCATGTGAAAAAACTGGCAACGTATCAGGAACTTTCCGAGGCGCTGGAAGAGGGGACGGTAGATGCTGTATGTATGGACGGCTGCATTACAGCCACCTACATGAATGAGGATAGAGAGATTATGGACATTCAGCTGGCGGAACAAAACTACGGAGTGGCGACACAAAAAGGCTCTGAACTGAGCGGCCAGGTGGAACAGGCAATTCAGGAAATGCTGGATGACGGCACCATTGATACATTGATCGATAAGTGGAATTAG
- a CDS encoding DUF4867 family protein, translating to MKIKNVTDACFAPYGRVLEGYSVEALLRSMSHTPLPDGEVMYVASVEELEDLAVAAEFRDRAFGGLPIEIGFCNGHNHKLNALEYHRSSEINVAATDMILLVGKQQDITEGYLYDTEKVEAFLVPAGTVVEMYATTLHYAPCMTGGKGFRCTVILPRGTNTALAGEQCKKGEGKLLTARNKWLIAHEEAGIEGAFCGLRGDNIEI from the coding sequence GTGAAGATTAAAAATGTGACAGATGCGTGTTTTGCGCCTTATGGGCGTGTGCTTGAAGGCTACTCTGTGGAGGCGCTTCTGAGATCTATGAGCCATACTCCGCTTCCCGATGGAGAAGTTATGTATGTGGCTTCGGTGGAAGAGTTGGAGGATCTTGCGGTCGCGGCTGAATTTAGGGACAGGGCTTTTGGCGGGCTGCCGATTGAGATTGGATTTTGCAACGGACATAATCATAAGTTAAATGCTCTGGAATACCATCGGTCGTCAGAGATTAATGTAGCGGCGACGGATATGATCCTGCTGGTCGGCAAACAGCAGGATATCACAGAAGGCTATCTGTATGATACAGAGAAGGTGGAGGCATTTCTGGTCCCGGCTGGAACGGTGGTGGAGATGTACGCTACCACTTTGCACTATGCGCCGTGTATGACAGGGGGAAAGGGCTTCCGCTGCACGGTGATCCTTCCCAGGGGAACCAATACGGCGCTTGCTGGAGAGCAGTGCAAAAAGGGAGAGGGGAAGCTGCTCACCGCAAGAAACAAATGGTTGATCGCCCATGAGGAAGCAGGTATCGAAGGAGCTTTCTGCGGGCTGAGAGGCGATAATATCGAGATTTAA
- the xylB gene encoding xylulokinase: MLYIGVDLGTSAVKLLLMDSEGKIQKIVSREYPLYFPHPGWSEQKPEDWFEQSMEGIKELTAECEKDQVAGISFGGQMHGLVALDSEDQVIRPAILWNDGRTGEETDYLNQVIGKDKLSQYTANIAFAGFTAPKILWMKKNEPENFAKISKIMLPKDYLAYKLSGSFCSDVSDASGMLLMDVKNRRWSKEMMEICGITEEQLPKLYESYEVVGTLKPEIAEQLGLSERVKVIAGAGDNAAAAVGTGTVGDGMCNISLGTSGTIFISSKKFGVDEHNALHSFAHADGNYHLMGCMLSAASCNKWWNEDILKTSDFGAEQAGITRLGENQVFYLPYLMGERSPHNDPDARATFIGMTMDTTREDMTQAVLEGVAFGLRDSLEVARSLGLQIERTKICGGGAKSPLWKKIIANVMNMKVDVIESEEGPALGGAMLAAVGCGEYPDVETIAAKMVKVVDTVEPDPELVAKYEERYQKFRKIYPTVKGLFKELK; this comes from the coding sequence ATGTTGTATATTGGTGTTGACCTTGGGACATCGGCGGTAAAATTACTTCTGATGGACAGTGAAGGAAAAATCCAGAAGATCGTGTCCAGAGAGTACCCCTTATATTTCCCACATCCAGGCTGGTCGGAACAGAAACCGGAAGACTGGTTTGAACAATCCATGGAAGGCATCAAAGAACTGACAGCAGAATGTGAGAAAGACCAAGTGGCGGGGATCAGCTTTGGCGGCCAGATGCACGGCCTCGTGGCCCTGGATAGCGAAGACCAGGTGATTCGTCCCGCGATCCTTTGGAATGACGGAAGAACCGGAGAGGAGACAGATTATCTGAACCAGGTGATCGGAAAAGACAAACTCTCTCAGTATACAGCGAATATCGCGTTCGCGGGATTTACTGCCCCTAAAATCCTGTGGATGAAGAAAAATGAGCCGGAGAATTTTGCGAAAATCTCCAAGATCATGCTGCCGAAAGATTATCTTGCGTACAAACTTTCCGGTTCTTTCTGCAGTGATGTATCAGACGCTTCCGGCATGCTTTTGATGGATGTGAAGAACCGCCGCTGGTCCAAAGAGATGATGGAGATCTGCGGCATCACAGAAGAACAGCTTCCTAAGCTCTATGAAAGTTATGAAGTGGTGGGAACACTGAAGCCGGAGATCGCGGAACAGCTTGGCCTGTCTGAACGGGTAAAAGTGATCGCGGGAGCTGGCGACAATGCTGCTGCGGCTGTAGGGACCGGAACGGTAGGAGACGGGATGTGCAACATCTCTCTTGGAACATCAGGGACCATTTTTATTTCCAGCAAAAAGTTCGGGGTGGACGAGCATAATGCCCTTCATTCTTTTGCGCATGCGGATGGAAACTATCATCTGATGGGGTGTATGTTGAGCGCGGCTTCCTGTAATAAGTGGTGGAATGAGGATATTTTAAAGACCAGCGATTTTGGAGCGGAACAGGCGGGAATTACCAGGCTTGGAGAGAATCAGGTCTTCTATCTGCCATATCTGATGGGAGAGCGTTCCCCTCACAACGATCCGGATGCAAGAGCAACTTTTATCGGAATGACTATGGATACCACCAGAGAAGATATGACACAGGCAGTTCTGGAAGGTGTAGCCTTTGGTTTGAGAGATTCTCTGGAAGTGGCAAGAAGCTTAGGACTGCAGATCGAAAGGACGAAGATCTGCGGCGGCGGCGCTAAAAGTCCGTTATGGAAGAAGATCATTGCCAATGTGATGAATATGAAAGTGGATGTGATCGAGAGCGAAGAAGGACCGGCCCTTGGCGGAGCTATGCTGGCGGCGGTGGGCTGCGGCGAGTACCCGGATGTGGAAACCATCGCGGCCAAGATGGTGAAAGTGGTGGATACCGTAGAACCAGATCCGGAGCTGGTGGCAAAATATGAAGAACGGTACCAGAAGTTCCGCAAGATCTATCCAACGGTAAAGGGACTGTTTAAAGAGCTGAAGTAA
- a CDS encoding mechanosensitive ion channel gives MSKRLKKKAVILAALVAVSLILMGVFLTTMQSSLALEGHRSDMEKELDQVSEVLETASQEELETTQSFDAVYQSKARSVAFMAQNDVDYEETDAKMTEYQSLLDVNNVLILDQTGEQLAAAQETQADFTRARYNQLRTVFETGEASEAFEVNIGDTCFRYYGARISNEKMAVIEQDPEELHTLLEDTASQGSVLGQISVGKEGYVFAVSARNYLIEYHPDEKLTGADALDSGIEVGDLEDGNFAWMTLDGEKLYCGVSRIGDTYYIAAIPQAEIEESRNVTIGIILFIFFAVMTIVVTYSIFIMREDEKKDSEEAKEKKEGISYNKQVGKKAAILSVIGLLGILLISYYMQTLFALSSQSISNRQRVEDVENTLDQYASEADLLQEQYNKRYLNKCQVAAYILERKPEIQEKETLQELADVLEVQYVYRFDSQGRTVATNAAYTGFQISDDPEDQSYEFNKLLTGAQYLIQDPQADDVSGEVYQYIGVSLYNEDGNVDGFVQIGLRTERLEEIQNSMEIENILDGVKVGANGFAFAVNKEDQTFAYYPEEKLIGRRAAEYGMEENQFLDGYNDYITIRSEKYLASSLETDAYYIYVVIPDSEIMAERIPLTLTAGGLSLICLAVLFLILAFDRKGSKEAERNDRADKTEQGGTSGAETYKEERMIQISLPDGRKKTTESAASRWMNLAIAWDEKTPEQQILTVIRWLFTVLAVVICIGVLGRKTFFDEDSVFTHIVEGQWSKGLNVFAATACVMLISVVMTGTALLRSLLRILAEAFGARGETICRMVSSFIKYISIIVLLYYCFAMFGVDTQTLLASAGILSIAISFGAKELVSDILSGLFIIFEGEFRVGDIIMIGDWRGTVIEIGVRTTKVEDGSNNIKIIRNSNVTDVINMTRRGSYASCDIGIEYGESLERVESILETEFPRIRRELSAILGGPYYKGIVTLGANSVDIRVIAECAEEDRVQLERDLMRELKLVFDEHGISIPYPQIVVNEPAKFKKATAFEKAQAKRFNEEQKNASKHLGNEDDDIR, from the coding sequence GTGTCTAAAAGATTAAAGAAAAAGGCGGTTATTCTTGCCGCGCTGGTGGCCGTCAGTCTGATCCTGATGGGGGTATTTCTGACGACTATGCAGAGCAGTCTGGCGCTGGAGGGCCACAGAAGTGATATGGAGAAAGAGCTGGATCAAGTATCAGAAGTTCTGGAAACTGCCAGCCAAGAAGAATTAGAGACGACTCAGTCGTTTGACGCAGTGTATCAATCTAAAGCCCGGAGCGTTGCCTTTATGGCGCAAAATGACGTAGATTATGAAGAGACGGATGCAAAGATGACAGAATACCAATCTTTGCTGGACGTAAATAACGTACTGATCCTTGATCAGACAGGGGAACAGCTTGCGGCAGCCCAGGAGACTCAGGCTGATTTTACACGTGCCAGGTATAACCAGCTTCGGACGGTGTTTGAGACTGGAGAGGCATCTGAGGCATTTGAGGTAAATATCGGGGATACTTGCTTTCGGTATTATGGAGCCAGGATCAGCAATGAAAAGATGGCGGTCATAGAGCAGGATCCGGAAGAACTGCATACTTTATTGGAGGACACTGCTTCTCAAGGGAGCGTCCTTGGCCAGATCAGTGTTGGAAAGGAAGGCTATGTATTTGCCGTTTCCGCCCGGAATTATCTGATCGAATATCATCCCGATGAGAAATTGACAGGGGCAGATGCCTTGGATTCCGGAATAGAAGTGGGCGATCTGGAGGATGGGAATTTTGCCTGGATGACATTGGATGGAGAGAAATTATACTGCGGCGTGAGCAGGATCGGGGACACCTACTATATTGCGGCGATTCCGCAGGCAGAGATTGAAGAGTCCAGGAATGTTACGATAGGAATCATCTTGTTTATCTTCTTTGCGGTTATGACGATCGTCGTTACATACAGCATCTTTATCATGCGGGAGGATGAAAAAAAGGATTCAGAAGAAGCAAAAGAGAAAAAAGAAGGCATATCCTACAATAAGCAGGTAGGCAAGAAAGCCGCGATTCTTTCTGTCATCGGGCTTTTAGGAATCCTCTTGATCTCTTACTATATGCAGACGCTGTTTGCCCTCTCTTCTCAGTCGATCAGCAATCGGCAGAGAGTGGAGGATGTGGAAAATACGCTGGACCAGTACGCATCGGAAGCAGATCTTCTCCAGGAACAGTATAATAAACGGTATCTTAATAAATGTCAGGTTGCCGCATATATTCTGGAGCGGAAGCCGGAGATCCAGGAGAAAGAAACGCTTCAGGAATTGGCGGATGTATTAGAAGTCCAATATGTGTATCGATTCGACAGCCAGGGCCGGACGGTAGCGACCAACGCGGCCTATACTGGTTTCCAGATCAGCGATGATCCGGAAGACCAGTCCTATGAATTTAATAAGCTGCTGACAGGAGCGCAGTATCTGATCCAGGATCCTCAGGCGGATGATGTTTCTGGAGAGGTTTACCAGTATATTGGAGTTTCGCTCTATAATGAGGATGGAAATGTGGATGGTTTTGTCCAGATTGGTCTAAGGACAGAGCGGCTGGAAGAGATCCAAAACAGCATGGAGATTGAAAACATCTTAGACGGCGTTAAAGTAGGGGCGAATGGTTTTGCTTTCGCGGTAAACAAAGAGGATCAGACTTTTGCTTATTATCCGGAAGAAAAGCTGATCGGACGCAGAGCGGCGGAATATGGGATGGAGGAGAATCAGTTCCTGGACGGATATAATGATTATATTACCATCCGTTCAGAGAAATATCTGGCTTCGTCTCTGGAGACGGACGCCTATTATATCTATGTGGTGATCCCGGATTCGGAGATCATGGCGGAGAGGATTCCGCTCACGCTGACGGCGGGAGGCTTAAGCCTGATCTGCCTGGCGGTATTATTCCTGATCTTGGCCTTTGACCGGAAAGGAAGCAAGGAGGCAGAAAGGAACGACAGAGCGGATAAAACAGAGCAAGGCGGGACATCTGGGGCGGAAACATATAAGGAAGAGCGGATGATCCAGATTTCTCTTCCAGATGGAAGGAAGAAAACCACAGAATCGGCGGCCAGCCGATGGATGAATCTTGCGATCGCCTGGGACGAGAAGACACCGGAACAGCAAATCCTGACGGTGATCCGGTGGCTGTTTACAGTACTGGCAGTAGTGATCTGTATTGGCGTTCTGGGAAGGAAAACTTTTTTCGACGAAGATTCTGTATTCACACATATCGTGGAGGGGCAGTGGTCAAAAGGACTGAATGTATTTGCGGCAACGGCCTGCGTGATGCTGATCAGTGTGGTTATGACTGGAACAGCGCTTCTAAGGAGTCTTCTCAGAATTTTGGCGGAGGCATTTGGGGCCCGCGGGGAGACAATCTGCAGGATGGTAAGCAGTTTTATCAAATATATATCTATTATTGTACTGCTTTATTACTGTTTTGCCATGTTTGGAGTAGATACACAGACACTGCTGGCATCCGCGGGAATCCTGTCTATCGCGATCAGTTTTGGAGCAAAGGAGCTGGTATCGGATATTCTGTCAGGACTGTTTATCATTTTTGAAGGAGAGTTCCGGGTAGGAGACATCATTATGATCGGTGACTGGCGGGGAACAGTGATCGAGATCGGGGTGCGGACCACTAAGGTGGAAGATGGCTCAAATAATATCAAGATCATCCGCAACAGCAACGTTACCGATGTGATCAATATGACAAGGCGCGGATCCTATGCTTCCTGTGATATCGGAATCGAGTATGGGGAGTCTCTGGAGCGGGTGGAGTCTATCCTGGAAACAGAATTCCCAAGGATAAGAAGAGAACTGTCCGCAATCCTGGGCGGGCCATACTATAAGGGAATCGTGACTCTTGGAGCGAACAGCGTGGATATCCGGGTGATCGCGGAATGTGCGGAAGAAGACCGAGTACAGTTAGAACGTGATCTTATGCGGGAACTGAAGCTGGTTTTCGATGAGCATGGAATCAGTATTCCTTATCCGCAGATTGTGGTAAATGAGCCGGCCAAGTTTAAGAAAGCGACAGCCTTTGAAAAAGCACAGGCAAAAAGATTTAACGAGGAGCAAAAGAATGCTTCTAAGCATCTGGGTAATGAGGATGACGATATCCGCTGA